From one Lolium rigidum isolate FL_2022 chromosome 4, APGP_CSIRO_Lrig_0.1, whole genome shotgun sequence genomic stretch:
- the LOC124706138 gene encoding glycine-rich cell wall structural protein 2-like, which yields MATSTKLVALGFVVLVGIGFADAARMLASFSSASGGGGGGGGGGGGGGGASGGSGWGGGSGSGGGAGYSESGGDWGNRWNFAKGAGGGGGAGGGGGSNGGSGSGSGSGSGSGSGSSGSASAPSGNGHANADGKGGGGGEGGGANGSSGSGAGSGLGKGYGESGITTAPAPTAGGAGQAGSDDTSGGNASGNGSGSGGGIAKGAAQGPSLGVGSGSGSGAGQTGSTRSYGSYGSGYATGIGGGMGSGYGAGQNGGTGRGGGSGSGSGSGGFH from the exons ATGGCTACTAGCACTAAGCTTGTAGCTTTAGGCTTTGTTGTCCTTGTCGGCATTGGGTTCGCCGATGCTGCAAGGATGCTCGCTAGCTTCTCCAGTGCttcaggtggtggaggtggaggtggtggtggaggcggaggcggaggcggtgcatCTGGTGGTAGTGGATGGGGCGGAGGATCTGGGTCGGGTGGAggagcaggatatagtgaaagcGGTGGAGATTGGGGTAACAGGTGGAACTTCGCCAAGGGagctggtggaggaggaggagctggtggaggaggaggatcaaATGGTGGTTCTGGTTCTGGTTCTGGATCCGGCTCTGGCTCCGGAAGCGGTTCGAGCGGCTCGGCATCAGCACCTAGCGGCAATGGACATGCCAACGCCGATGGtaagggtggtggtggtggcgaaggTGGTGGCGCAAATGGGTCTAGCGGGTCCGGAGCTGGTTCTGGCCTTGGTAAGGGATACGGTGAGAGTGGCATAACTACGGCACCGGCTCCAACTGCTGGTG GAGCTGGACAGGCCGGCAGCGATGACACTTCTGGGGGCAATGCCAGCGGAAATGGTAGCGGAAGCGGTGGTGGCATAGCTAAAGGTGCCGCACAAGGTCCAAGTCTTGGGGTTGGGTCTGGTTCTGGCTCCGGGGCTGGGCAGACCGGTAGCACTCGCTCTTATGGTTCTTATGGTTCTGGCTATGCTACTGGAATCGGTGGGGGCATGGGCAGTGGCTACGGTGCTGGCCAAAACGGCGGGACTGGCCGTGGAGGAGGAAGCGGATCCGGATCTGGCAGCGGTGGATTCCATTAA